From Ipomoea triloba cultivar NCNSP0323 chromosome 5, ASM357664v1, the proteins below share one genomic window:
- the LOC116020817 gene encoding profilin-3 has product MSWQTYVDEHLMCDTEGNILSSAAIVGHDGTVWAQSSSFPQFKPEEISAIMKDFDEPGSLAPTGLHLGGTKYMVIQGEAGAVIRGKKGPGGICVKKTGQCLLIGIYDEPMTPGQCNIVVERLGDYLIDQGF; this is encoded by the exons ATGTCGTGGCAAACCTACGTTGACGAGCACCTTATGTGCGATACCGAGGGCAACATCCTCTCCTCTGCCGCAATCGTAGGCCACGACGGCACCGTCTGGGCACAGAGCTCCTCCTTCCCTCAG TTCAAACCAGAAGAAATTTCTGCAATCATGAAGGATTTTGATGAACCTGGCTCTCTTGCTCCGACTGGGTTGCACCTTGGTGGGACAAAGTACATGGTGATTCAAGGCGAGGCAGGGGCTGTTATTCGAGGAAAGAAG GGACCTGGTGGCATTTGTGTTAAAAAGACTGGTCAGTGCTTACTCATTGGGATATATGATGAGCCAATGACTCCAGGGCAGTGCAACATAGTTGTTGAAAGGCTCGGTGATTATTTGATTGATCAGGGCTTTTAG